A stretch of Rhea pennata isolate bPtePen1 chromosome 18, bPtePen1.pri, whole genome shotgun sequence DNA encodes these proteins:
- the SETX gene encoding probable helicase senataxin isoform X1, which produces MSTCRWCTPSGSDTTEFLKNYASKWLSQEDLEGSNDDLCYCLECVVEYHRAREKLPSLHEVLWELETSRLIAHIEKSVKEEVGEDDELFIVDENGETQLSGYIGPDFENNLRVPLLEILKYPYLLLHEKVSELCVEVLCRMEQGHNSFQVFEKYPGIYLFLVHPNEVIRRWAILTARNLGKVDRDDYYDLQEVLTCLFKVIELGLFDSPDIYSSSMIEKGRLILLPSHLYDTTNYKNYWLGICMLLTVLEEQAMDSLLLGPDKQNDFMQSILYTMEKETDDDSTDPFWPALHCFMVILDQLGSKVWGQLIDPVQAFQTIINSVSYNNEIKNIRNSFKRTKSEPESDCDDEMVTCSQIVYNYNTEKPQKDTGWKTAICPDYCPNMYEDMQTLANVLQSDIGRDMRVHHSTFLWFIPFVQSLMDLKDLGVAYIVEVIHYLCSEIRGILNAKIQQCDKVSEFFVLILVSIVELHRNKKCLHLLWVSSQEWVEAVVRCAKLPAIAFTRCTEKASASYQRSASALSSQASNSVQHACVQLIRSLLKEGYQIGQHALCKQYLDKLNLLLRGNLSLGWQLSIQETQELQMCLKQVIRSIKGRAMNTSVPTENNANSTTLSTLSIKQEKRMLSDECKMTVHGRDDLCLPLPFISKGVRDGGCQENLFSGRNDAWEEECRDAYKTSRSFTERHLVDVYVKKEPDDKAAQEYECLQNSLTTKIFGEVEKNRDNHLVSGTSDKDNWFFNPNFQCSDFKRSEELENKCVTEPITPKHLVTQTCIGSPEHVHSSDGRESNISPNSSSKFKIDADRLTNLKQKVQKTDWTSKLSQLVKPPNLQNSCMAASASKAEADQPQLCTDSTCTSKDCYGHQGVNTACGNEISVNSQTSRSFESKQEKSMNNTFQYRSVSIKQELKETLQDCSHSSKNEPDLQKYEDDCFSLSGVSNNLMKKGPSEERSRSLLKSVFRKDLNMQTSDQEQPNLDNLIEDDRKGQVLRTLCIDKTSANGHVPSSPEDKGDVSNTALWNSPLSVKCESSDRLLEFSKYFKKKDNSVEKSGEDFVKVVSGDSNLTDFEVDRDLSRLSLAAYAKSVNFSVDSSQESSVYHNICDIKRKVKGAVRSSNNVQSNECPDNQVIIISDSSDEEKSVLLKEQTKNPNEDECPEKEPLTSSCVSNSEIKKELKMPSSPLSHEECGSQYFEFETEDEVFSVWQDTQMYSMEKTQEYKQDRVSTSIGSSDSDNMLKDYTNEWGYDTDYVSDDTIEKEANVIEKQIDNLSHQKEAGNAEEVSNSTLQESIDKGNKVDQLENSADKSAVAKDFIRTTELTEPRASTSNMSLAAKLAIKKNSVSPQKNSANSKVVRTTQGSPKRTLLKTLQSKKLSQNSSKNSQPGRSTPAVVPPKKVRQCPAPTSTAEKLGLKKAPRKAFELSQRSLDSLARLRSYGKAAGKVGTAQKPKTKLINPQTLSVKHNKKMLVYQEFQILRQQRVRGRNLAGSSDSRRTKVSKVDSKCVKQKPKSFGLTSVEGVVENQGGRKTEQTSASERKQIKDVSMEKEGMQTTHLSEIPVFSDSNRKKKENSMMVPPVPMDSDFFSLVATEDDKDKPSERGCIVQSKLEKTTLKEKECKSNENSEDDDDLFLTQLDPVDMELCSQEENDGEIIIPSKPVEMAIDAAENLPQDKLLSIVKCKYKDCVAKVEKIGEYCSKHSTTNSETDHVFAKPLLPPSKTRKPSTTKIFSSVSSSRNAAFTKDLEDVRKLPPSSKSKINSMKAVVFRPPSAKAVPAGNQISKTPSFSNVPQPCVSSNVLRPQNTQINNASNISRRSVREEYYSSFLGAQQHDHSIFVKEVLKWTYEMFVNCSQYGPPDSLLQSVVASVPIKFQGYNDYFNTFFPLMMLNAFETLVQDWLESQRTRERSYYFHLQNFCADLNRADFIAHIRESDLAKQLHPKEDDLIFLVIQERKNTFSEENEMVKHVGLVTRFSRASGSSARQNKQHPVCHLSVQTRGNLSFFINKQVKCVVVGSLVTTQRTFKGLLLLSRSPLAKPIINPSYNDFCPRDLHVTSENAAHMKEYNEDQKRAIDTAYAIVKQHPGLPKICLIHGPPGTGKSKTIVGFLSRVLRENTRNEKRTQKPNSKIKSNRFLVCAPSNAAVDELMKKIIVEFKEKCQNRQDPLGNCGDVRLVRLGAEKSISSEVRGFSLDKQVEHRMNRKLPNRDQGIQKRKEALDQKLDMLSRQRAMHRCEKKEINQMLDDEIGRLSKERQQLASQLKEVQGCSQRVQAEIILESDIICCTLSTSGGTLLESAFWRQGLDPFSCVIVDEAGQSCEVETLIPLIHRCNKLVLVGDPRQLPPTVKSQKAQDYGYDRSLMARLHRHLEAQVQQNVLRSLPVVQLTVQYRMHPDICLFPSNYIYGRSLKTDRATEESRCSSEWPFQPYLIFDVGDGHEERDNDSFSNPQEVKLVMELIKTIKEKRKDLGLRHIGVITPYSAQKKRIQEALDRVFKSNSLGEVDTVDAFQGREKDCIIVTCVRANSSKGSIGFLASLQRLNVTITRAKFSLFILGRLKTLMENKDWNELIQDAQRRGAIIKTSDKNYKKDAAKILKLKPTPYQPPTKPGTKKAPPVQAYSSGSRRDELSNPREASNPPELPAAAVPAAPQGSKGLQQPQGPQAIDSRRATVSTPAEATAQPADQGKPRDPRLASRTEAKGKEQVSKDSSQSAKGDRGTTSQQGPEVSSAVRDQISKKETSKRPQQTTGQSDLPSTSSYAAQQDSDWRSLSKNGSMAQSGGGQSSSSKWSKDKDYRFGTRRASDEVPESKDSNSAKRRKTFH; this is translated from the exons ATTCGTCGATGGGCCATCCTAACAGCAAGGAATTTAGGGAAGGTTGACAGAGATGATTACTATGACTTACAGGAAGTGCTGACATGCTTGTTTAAAGTTATTGAGTTGGGGCTTTTTGACAGTCCAGATATTTATAGCTCTTCAATGATTGAAAAGGGTAGACTCATCCTTCTGCCATCTCATTTATATGATACTACCAACTACAAGAACTATTGGCTAG GTATTTGTATGTTGCTGACAGTGCTGGAAGAACAAGCTATGGATTCCTTGTTGCTGGGTCCAGACAAACAGAATGATTTCATGCAGTCTATACTTTACACCATGGAGAAGGAAACAGATG ATGATTCTACTGACCCCTTCTGGCCAGCGCTGCATTGTTTCATGGTTATTTTGGATCAACTCGGATCTAAAGTATGGGGTCAGCTTATTGATCCTGTCCAAGCCTTTCAAACCATTATCAACAGTGTGAGCTacaacaatgaaataaaaaatatacgCAATAGCTTTAAGAG GACCAAATCCGAACCAGAGTCAGACTGTGATGATGAAATGGTTACTTGCAGTCAGATTGTGTATAATTACAATACAGAAAAGCCTCAAAag gataCTGGGTGGAAAACAGCCATTTGTCCAGACTATTGCCCCAACATGTATGAAGATATGCAAACGCTGGCTAACGTGCTTCAGTCTGATATTGGCAGAGATATGCGTGTCCATCATAGCACATTTCTGTGGTTCATCCCTTTTGTTCAGTCACTTATGGACCTCAAGGACTTGGGTGTGGCATATATAGTTGAGGTTATTCACTACCTCTGCTCAGAAATCAGGGGTATTCTTAATGCAAAAATCCAGCAGTGTGACaaagtttctgaattttttgtCCTGATCTTAGTGTCGATTGTTGAACtccatagaaataaaaaatgcctGCATTTGCTATGGGTTAGCTCACAAGAATGGGTGGAAGCAGTGGTGAGGTGCGCTAAGCTGCCAGCCATAGCATTTACGCGGTGCACTGAAAAAGCTTCTGCAAGCTATCAGAGATCAGCATCAGCATTGTCTTCGCAGGCTTCTAACTCTGTGCAACATGCCTGTGTGCAGTTGATACGTAGCCTTCTTAAAGAAGGTTATCAAATTGGGCAGCATGCTCTCTGCAAGCAATACCTAGACAAACTCAATCTCCTTCTGCGTGGAAATTTGTCCTTAGGCTGGCAGCTGAGCATCCAGGAAACCCAGGAATTACAAATGTGTTTAAAGCAGGTTATAAGAAGTATAAAGGGCAGAGCAATGAATACTTCTGTGCCCACAGAAAACAATGCAAACTCTACAACTTTGTCTACCCTTTCTATAAAACAAGAGAAGAGGATGCTCAGTGATGAATGTAAAATGACTGTACATGGCAGAGATGACCTTTGCTTGCCGCTGCCTTTTATATCAAAGGGAGTCAGAGATGGAGGTTGTCAGGAGAACCTTTTCTCGGGAAGAAATGATGCCTGGGAAGAAGAATGCAGAGATGCTTATAAAACTTCAAGATCTTTCACTGAAAGGCATCTTGTGGATGTGTATGTTAAAAAGGAACCTGATGATAAGGCAGCTCAGGAATATGAATGCCTGCAGAACTCCttgacaacaaaaatatttggggAAGTTGAGAAAAATAGAGACAATCATCTTGTGTCAGGGACCTCCGATAAGGATAACTGGTTCTTTAATCCAAATTTTCAGTgctctgattttaaaagaagtgaagaattggaaaataaatgtgtaacAGAGCCCATAACACCAAAGCATCTGGTTACTCAGACTTGCATTGGTTCTCCAGAACATGTTCATAGCTCAGATGGGAGGGAAAGCAACATATCTCCTAATTCCtcatcaaaatttaaaatagatgcaGATAGACTCACGAATCTGAAACAGAAGGTGCAGAAAACTGACTGGACCTCAAAACTATCGCAGCTGGTGAAGCCACCCAACTTGCAAAACAGTTGTATGGCAGCAAGTGCTTCAAAAGCCGAAGCAGACCAACCTCAGCTCTGCACTGACAGCACATGTACAAGCAAAGATTGCTATGGACACCAAGGAGTGAATACTGCGTGTGGAAATGAAATCTCTGTTAATTCTCAGACTTCAAGGAGCTTTGAAAgcaagcaggagaaaagcaTGAATAATACTTTTCAGTACAGATCAGTCTCCATTAAACAGGAGTTAAAAGAGACACTACAAGATTGCTCTCACTCCTCTAAAAATGAACCTGATTTGCAAAAATATGAAGATGactgtttttcactttcaggGGTTAGCAACAATTTGATGAAAAAAGGACCCAGTGAAGAAAGATCAAGATCATTGTTGAAGTCTGTGTTTAGGAAAGACCTTAACATGCAAACTTCAGACCAGGAACAACCTAATTTAGACAACTTAATTGAAGATGACCGTAAAGGTCAAGTTTTGAGAACGTTGTGTATAGACAAAACTTCAGCAAATGGTCATGTTCCATCTAGCCCTGAAGATAAGGGGGATGTATCCAACACTGCTCTTTGGAACAGTCCACTCTCAGTGAAGTGTGAATCAAGTGACAGGTTGTTAGaattttccaagtattttaagaaaaaagacaattcagtggaaaaaagtGGTGAGGATTTTGTGAAGGTGGTTTCTGGAGATAGCAATTTAACAGACTTTGAGGTTGATAGAGACCTCAGTAGGTTATCTTTAGCTGCATATGCCAAAAGTGTCAATTTTTCCGTTGATTCAAGCCAAGAAAGCTCAGTATATCATAATATATGTGACATTAAAAGGAAGGTGAAAGGTGCTGTAAGATCATCTAATAATGTGCAGAGTAACGAGTGCCCTGACAATCAAGTCATTATCATTTCAGACTCctctgatgaagaaaaaagtgtgcttcttaaagagcaaacaaaaaacccaaatgaaGATGAGTGTCCAGAAAAAGAGCCTTTAACATCCAGCTGCGTTTCTAATAGTGAAATCAAAAAAGAATTGAAGATGCCTAGCTCTCCCTTGTCTCATGAAGAATGTGGGTCTCAGTACTTTGAGTTTGAAACAGAAGATGAGGTCTTCTCAGTTTGGCAAGATACTCAGATGTACAGTATGGAAAAAACTCAAGAATATAAACAAGACCGTGTTTCAACATCAATTGGTAGCAGTGACTCAGATAACATGTTGAAGGATTACACAAATGAATGGGGCTATGATACAGATTATGTAAGTGATGATACCattgaaaaagaagcaaatgtgATAGAAAAGCAGATAGATAATCTCTCTCATCAGAAGGAAGCTGGTAATGCAGAAGAAGTATCTAATTCAACCTTACAAGAATCTATAGATAAAGGAAACAAGGTTGATCAGCTGGAGAATTCTGCAGACAAAAGTGCTGTTGCTAAAGACTTCATCCGCACCACAGAATTGACTGAACCCAGAGCATCTACATCTAACATGTCATTAGCTGCGAAGttggctattaaaaaaaatagtgtgagCCCCCAGAAGAATTCAGCAAATTCTAAGGTGGTAAGAACTACTCAAGGAAGTCCTAAAAGAACTCTTCTTAAAACTTTACAAAGTAAAAAACTATCTCAAAATTCCTCAAAAAACTCTCAACCTGGGAGGTCAACACCTGCTGTGGTTCCTCCAAAGAAAGTTCGGCAGTGTCCTGCACCAACATCAACTGCAGAAAAGCTTGGCCTGAAGAAGGCACCTCGGAAAGCATTTGAATTGTCTCAGCGTTCTTTAGACAGCCTTGCTCGATTGCGTAGCTATGGTAAAGCTGCTGGGAAAGTTGGAACTGCACAGAAACCGAAGACTAAATTAATTAATCCTCAGACTTTGTCagtaaaacataataaaaaaatgctagtCTACCAAGAGTTTCAGATTTTAAGGCAACAACGTGTCAGAGGAAGAAATCTTGCAGGAAGTTCTGACAGTAGGAGGACAAAGGTTAGCAAAGTGGATTCAAAATGTGTGAAACAAAAGCCTAAAAGTTTTGGCTTGACATCTGTTGAAGGAGTTGTTGAAAACCAAGGGGGAAGAAAAACGGAGCAGACCTCAGCcagtgagagaaaacaaatcaaagatgTATCTATGGAGAAGGAGGGTATGCAAACCACACACCTCTCTGAAATACCTGTTTTTTCAgactcaaacagaaaaaagaaagaaaatagtatgATGGTTCCTCCAGTACCTATGGATTcggatttcttttctcttgtagcTACTGAAGATGATAAAGATAAACCTTCAGAAAGAGGTTGTATTGTTCAGTCTAAGCTTGAGAAGAcaactttgaaagaaaaggagtgtaaatcaaatgaaaacagtgaagaTGACGATGATTTATTTCTAACTCAGTTAGATCCTGTGGATATGGAATTATGTTcgcaagaagaaaatgatggagAAATTATTATACCTAGTAAACCAGTGGAAATGGCAATAGATGCTGCTGAAAATCTTCCGCAGGACAAACTTTTGAGTATTGTGAAATGTAAGTACAAAGACTGTGTGgcaaaagtggaaaaaataggTGAGTACTGTAGTAAGCATTCAACTACCAATTCAGAAACGGATCATGTGTTTGCCAAGCCTTTGCTGCCGCCTTCTAAAACAAGAAAGCCTTCCACTACTAAAATTTTCAGCTCAGTAAGTTCTTCACGGAATGCAGCCTTCACTAAGGATCTTGAAGATGTTAGAAAACTACCACCatcttcaaaaagcaaaataaactcaATGAAAGCTGTGGTGTTCAGACCACCAAGTGCAAAGGCTGTACCAGCAGGAAATCAAATAAGCAAGACCCCAAGTTTCAGTAATGTGCCTCAGCCCTGCGTTTCCAGTAATGTTCTACGACCGCAAAATACACAGATCAACAATGCTTCGAATATTTCCAGAAGATCTGTCAGAGAAGAAtattattcttcctttcttgggGCTCAGCAGCATGATCATagtatttttgttaaagaaGTCCTGAAGTGGACATATGAAATGTTTGTAAACTGCAGCCAGTATGGACCTCCGGATAGTCTACTGCAATCAGTTGTAGCCTCTGTTCCCATCAAATTTCAGGGATACAATGACTATTTTAATACGTTTTTCCCCTTGATGATGCTAAATGCCTTTGAAACA CTGGTGCAAGACTGGTTAGAAAGCCAGAGAACGAGAGAGAGGAGTTACTACTTCCACTTGCAAAACTTCTGTGCTGACTTGAATAGAGCAGATTTTATAG CTCATATTCGAGAAAGTGATTTGGCAAAGCAGCTTCATCCAAAAGAGGATGATTTAATCTTTTTGGTaattcaagagagaaaaaacacctTCAGCGAGGAAAATGAGATGGTGAAGCACGTGGGTCTTGTGACACGATTTTCCCGTGCATCTGGCAGTTCAGCTA gaCAAAATAAGCAGCACCCTGTCTGTCATCTCTCTGTGCAAACGCGAGGCAATTTGTCATTCTTCATAAATAAGCAAGTGAAATGCGTGGTGGTTGGCTCTCTAGTAACCACACAACGAACATTCAAAGGTCTGCTGCTACTGAGCAGGAGTCCCCTGGCTAAACCCATCATAAACCCAAGTTACAATGATTTCTGTCCCAGAGATTTGCACGTAACTTCAGAAAATGCT GCTCATATGAAAGAATACAATGAAGATCAAAAGAGAGCCATCGATACTGCTTATGCCATTGTAAAACAGCATCCAGGACTTCCCAAGATCTGCCTTATACATGGACCACCTGGAACAGGGAAATCAAAAACTATTGTTGGATTTCTGTCTCGTGTTTTGAGAGAG AACACTAGGAATgagaaaagaactcaaaaacCAAATTCCAAGATCAAGTCAAACCGTTTTCTAGTCTGTGCACCATCCAATGCTGCTGTTGATGAACTCATGAAAAAGATCATCGTtgaatttaaggaaaaatgcCAAAACAGACAGGATCCTTTGG GAAACTGTGGTGATGTCAGATTAGTGCGATTGGGTGCAGAAAAATCAATCAGCAGTGAAGTACGTGGATTTAGTCTGGATAAGCAAGTTGAACATAGAATGA ATCGCAAACTCCCTAACCGTGACCAGGGtattcagaagagaaaagaagctcTAGATCAAAAGCTGGACATGCTGTCTCGTCAACGTGCCATGCATAGATGTGAGAAGAAGGAGATA aATCAAATGTTAGATGATGAAATTGGCAGACTTTCAAAGGAGAGACAACAGCTTGCATCTCAACTAAAGGAG GTTCAAGGGTGCTCCCAGAGAGTACAGGCAGAAATCATCTTGGAGTCTGACATCATTTGCTGCACACTGAGCACAAGCGGAGGGACTCTGCTGGAATCCGCTTTTTGGCGGCAAGGACTTGATCCATTCAGCTGCGTTATTGTGGATGAG GCAGGACAGTCCTGTGAAGTTGAAACACTCATTCCGCTGATTCATCGCTGTAATAAACTTGTCCTTGTTGGAGATCCCAGACAGCTCCCTCCTACTGTAAAATCGCAG AAAGCTCAGGACTATGGCTATGATCGGTCCTTGATGGCGCGCCTGCACAGACACCTGGAAGCACAAGTGCAGCAGAATGTTTTAAGAAGTCTGCCAGTTGTGCAGCTCACTGTGCAGTACAGGATGCACCCTGACATCTGCCTCTTCCCATCCAATTACATTTATGGCAGGAGTCTGAAGACTGACAG AGCAACAGAAGAGAGCAGATGTTCTTCAGAATGGCCGTTCCAGCCTTATCTAATTTTTGATGTAGGAGATGGTCATGAGGAGAGAGACAATGA CTCTTTTAGTAATCCTCAGGAAGTTAAACTCGTGATGGagttaattaaaacaattaaagagaaaaggaaggatcTTGGTCTTCGTCATATAGGAGTAATTACTCCTTACAGCGcgcagaaaaaaagaattcaagaaGCGCTAGACAGAGTGTTTAAGAGCAACAG CTTGGGGGAGGTGGACACAGTGGATGCGTTCCAGGGGCGAGAGAAAGACTGCATCATAGTGACGTGTGTCCGGGCGAACAGCTCTAAAGGGTCGATTGG GTTTCTGGCAAGTCTTCAACGACTGAATGTTACAATTACCCGGGCCAAATTCAGCCTCTTCATTCTCGGACGACTGAAAACGCTCATG gaaaataaagactgGAATGAGCTGATTCAGGATGCTCAGAGAAGAGGTGCCATTATTAAGACATCAGACAAAAACTACAAGAAGGATGCTGCTAAGATTCTGAAGCTCAAGCCAACCCCCTACCAGCCCCCCACCAAACCAGGGACAAAGAAAGCTCCTCCAGTGCAGGCTTATTCTTCTGGTAGCAGGCGGGATGAGCTCTCAAATCCACGGGAGGCCAGCAATCCACCGGAACTCCCTGCTGCTGCCGTCCCTGCAGCGCCGCAAGGAAGCaaagggctgcagcagccacaggGGCCTCAGGCTATAGACTCCAGGAGAGCCACTGTTTCCACACCAGCGGAGGCTACAGCACAGCCTGCTGATCAAGGGAAACCACGGGACCCAAGGCTGGCTAGTAGAACAGAGGCAAAAGGGAAGGAGCAGGTCTCAAAAGACAGCAGTCAGTCAGCCAAAGGCGATCGGGGAACAACATCACAACAAGGCCCGGAAGTATCCTCAGCTGTCAGGGATCAAATTTCcaaaaaagaaacttctaaGAGGCCCCAGCAAACAACGGGGCAATCCGACCTGCCTTCCACATCATCTTATGCAGCTCAGCAAGACAGTGACTGGAGATCTTTATCAAAAAACGGTTCAATGGCCCAGAGTGGAGGAGGTCAAAGCAGTAGCAGTAAATGGAGCAAAGACAAAGACTATCGTTTTGGAACCAGGAGAGCATCAGATGAAGTACCAGAGAGCAAGGACTCAAACAGTGCTAAGCGAAGAAAGACCTTTCACTGA